TGCGTAGTTCGTCGTTCCACTTCCGTCCATCGGGAAACGCCTGCCCGAGGTACCGCCGATAGATCGCCTCCGCCTCGGCATAGCGACCGGCAAACAGGAGGGCGTGCGCATAGTTCATCCGAGCCGGCGACGCGCCTTCCGCGACGAGCAAGGTCACGGCCTCCTGCCCGCATTGCAGGGAATCGATCCCCGCCAGAAGCTGGAACCAAGTCTGCTGGCCGAGAAGCTGGCCCAGCATCGTGCTCAACTCCGGCGACGACGGCAGCACTTTCATCGATGCCCTACACACCTGCACCGCTTCTGCAGCCAACCGCGCCCTCTCAGCCCCTTCGCTCGCTCCGGCCTGATCGCTCAGCGCAACCGCCAGATTGTTCTGCGTCGCTGCCCAGTCTTGCGGCAACGCCTCCCGCGTTCTCACCTCCAACGCCAGTCGGTACGCTTTCACCGCCTCGCCCAGCAACCGCGCTCGCTCCGCTCCTTCGCTCGCTCCGGCCTGAGCCCTCAGCGCAATCGCCAGATTGTTCTGCGTCATCGCCCAGTCCTGCGGCAACGCCTCCCGCGTATAAACCTCCAACGCCAGTCGGTAGGCTTTCACCGCCTCGCTCAGCAACCGCGCTCGCTCCGCTCCTTCGCTCGCTCCGGCCTGATCGCTCAGCGCAACCGCCAGATTGTTCTGCGTCATCGCCCAACCCTGCGGCAACGCCTCCCGCGTATAAACCTCCAACGCCAGTCGGTACGCTTTCACCGCCTCGCTCAGCAACCGCGCTCGCTCCGCTCCTTCGCTCGCTCCGGCCTGAGCCCTCAGCGCATTCGCCAGATTGTTCTGCGTCATCGCCCAATCCTGCGGCAACGCCTCCCGCGTTCTCACCTCCAACGCCAGTCGGTACGCTTTCACCGCCTCGCCCAGCAACCGCGCTCGCTCCGCTCCTTCGCTCGCTCCGGCCTGAGCCCTCAGCGCAATCGCCAGATTGTTCTGCGTTGTCGCCCAACCCTGCGGCAACGCCTCCCGCGTTCTCACCTCCAACGCCAGTCGATAGGCTTTCACCGCCTCTTGCCGATGTCGCGCGATCTCGGCGCCCGTAGATACATCCGCCAGCTCTTGCTCGGCATTGCCTAGCAGAATCTGGAATCCCGCCCAACGCGTAGGCTCAGTCGCTCGGGTGAACACCTGAGTGACCTGCCGATAGAGTTCTGCAGCCTTAGCAAACTGACGCCCGGCCATGTACGCACGCCCCTGCTGAGTACGAGCTTGGTAGAGTCCATCCCGAGCCTCGGCAGCCTGTGTGTTTGCCAACTCGGCGAGCTTTTCCGCAGCCCGAAGCTTATCTTCATAAGCAGCAGCGGACTGGCCCGCACTTTCGGCCGACGCGGCAAACCGCTTCTCCGCAAATTCGACCCGTGCGCGATCCAGATAGTCCGCTCGCGGGTCGGCTTTGATGGCGGCCACAAACAAATCGAGCCCCCGTCGCAACGTCTCGGGCGCCATCTTCTCCCGTTCCGCCACATACGCGATAGCCCGGGTCCACAATTCGTCGTCGGTCAGCTTCAGCTTCGCCAATTGGGCCTGCTGCTCCGTGAAGGCCTGGGCCACGGCGTCGATGTACCGACGCTGCCGATCTAGCTCAGACTCCACCTTGCCCAGGCGGACCACAATATCCTCCGCCCTGACCGACGACTGCCACTGCCACACACCAAGCACCACAGCCACCACCAGTCCCACCGCGATCCCCCAGCCAATCCACTTGCGTGAGCGCCGTAGCTCCTTGCCGAGTTGCTCCACCCGGGTCTGGAGCGCATGCACGCGCAACGCGAGTTCGTCGCGGTTGCCAACCGGCGTGAAGAGATAGTCTCCGGCCTGCAGACGCCGACGATGCTCCGCCTGCAGCGCGCGCAGCTCCTCGGGCTCCAGAGCGTGCTCGTCGTACGGGAAATCCGCGCCGCAGACGAAGACAAAGACCTGCTTCTTCAGCTCCCGGGCGATCTCGTACTCGAGCTGCGTGTAGCTGTGACGCGGCTCGCCCTCAGTCCGCTCCGTCGGCTCGGCACCGTAGCACTCGCCGGCGATGTGGACGACCGCCGAGCACTGCGCAATCCGGGTGCGCAACATCTCCCGCACCGTGCTCGCCGCCGGCGGAAAATTGGTCTGCTCCACCGGCACGCAGCCAAGCGTAAGCAACGCCTCCTTGGCGATCTGCCGGCAGGTGCGCAGATCGGCACTGGTGGCGCTGATGAAGACTTCGGGACGCGGGGTGCTCATAGAGATGGGAATGCTGGTTTCGGGAAATGGCGTCGGGCGTAGGCGCGGCCTCAGCAAGCTGAGGCCCTACTAGGAAGGTCGTGGCCGGTAGGGTTCATCGCAGTTGCCGGACCATCCCTCGCCCCTCGCAACGCGGGCACCGTCCGTGGCGGTGGGTGGGAATGACGTCACGGCGGCAGAGCGGGCAGTAGGAATTGGCTTCGAGCTGCGAAGATCCGATGAAGTACTCGCTACCGGCCTCCGGCTGAGGGTCGGTGCCCGAGCCGTGGCAATACGGGCAGCCCCCAGCGACGGTCTCCGGCTCGTAACCGGGCGCCATGAGATCGGCATTGGGGTCGAACGGACGGGCCGACGGAGCCCCCGTAGCCCACGACAGGCCGCTCAACTGGGCACCAAGCGCTCTCGCCTGAGCGACGAACGCCGACCAACGCGGATGCGAGTCCGGTGGAATCGCAAACACCAGCGGCTCGTCCAAGCCCGGTGAACGCACCACCAGTTTCTCCCCCGGCTGCCAGACCCACCCGCTGCCCGGGGTGATGCTAAGCACAAACCCTGGAAACACATTGGCCCCGGACAATACGATGCGCTGCTCGCCTTGTGCCTCGTTGACGCAGGTCGCAGAGACGTCGCGCAACGGCTGCCGAAACTGGCCCGCGAAGACAATATACTCGCCCTGCGGCCCGGCGATGATCGCAAAGCCGCCGGCCAGCGCCTGCGAAAAGCCACTCGTCACCAGTGCAAGGCACAGAATGGCGGCGGCGCCCCACCTACTCCAACGACCGCTGCGATAGAAACCGGCAGCGGATGCGAATGCGTTTTTCGTGTGGTTCATAAAGGTTTTCTCGGGGCTGTGATGATCAAGGGGCGGCACTCGCAACGGCTCAGGCGTGAGGCCCCCGGGTCCTGGCTTCCATGATTGCGCGCATCCATTCGCCCCGACCGAAGACGACAAAACGTTCCTCACGGCCATCGTGCAGACCGACCGTCAGCCCGTTGGGGACGAGTCCCAGAGTGTTGCGGGGCTTGACGGCAGTAATGGACTCCAGCGGATAGGACTCCTGATGCGTCTGAATATTGAAGGCGTGCGAGCGAAAGATCAGTTGACGGTCCGTGAGCTGCAATTTGCCACCGACCGCCTCGATCCCCTTAAAATGATTGGCCATGCCCTCCTTGAGGAGACGCTCTCCCGCCTGAATCTCCACCGCGGCCGCAGTGGATCGCGACACGGGCGGAGGCGGAGGCAAATGCGACGGTCCCGGGCTAGGCGGTAGAGGGGCAGCCGCGGCAATCTGAAGTTGGGTACCGCAGTGCGCGCAGAAGCGCGCGGCTGAATCTGCGGCAAGCTGACCACATTTATGGCAGTACATGGTGAGTGATTTGGGAAAACAAAAAGCTGGCCAGAATCATGGCTTGATGACGTCGCGCAGCTCCTCAGCGACAGTCCGATCCTTTGCGATCTCCGACTTTGGCAGGTACGCATAGGGGACGAGCAGCGGATGGCGCCGGCGCTCGTCATTTCGTTCGGCGGAGTAGGACCATCCACCGAGCAGGCGCTCGGCGAGCCAGCGATTGTGCTCCATCTCCTCAAGCACGTGTACCTGCTTCGCCGAAAACTCGGGCAAGGGGCCGGTCGCCTCGGGGTCCAAGCCGAGGGCCTGAAGCTTGAATTTCAGGCCGATGGCCCGCTCCCTGTTCGATTGCCGAAACGACTCTTTAAGATCAGCCCATGGCACCTTTTTCTCGGCAAACCGGGAATTATACCGCTCATGGATCGCTCTCGCCAAACGCTCCGTTTCATCCGAGTCGAAGCGCTTTGGGGCCAGAATCTTCTCGGCCTGCCCGAATGGATGCAGCCTCACGCCGTCGGCATCGGAGGCCTGCTCGGAGGCTTGCTTAAGCACCTTGGCCAAGGCCTCAGACGAGGGCACCCAGGTGTGAATCGCGTCGGCATCCGCCCGGCGCAGGGACTGGCGAAGCCGCAACGCGGCGTCCACATTACTCCGCTCGTCGTCGAGACAGAGAACGATCACCCGGCGGACATCCGCCCGAGCCCGGCATCGCAATGCATCGATGAACAACTCACACACTAGGCCATGTGGAAGAGGCAAGAACTCAGCAACGGCGACATACTCGACGCCAGGGCCGGCACCATCGACATCTCCCCGCGCATAATCCAATGGCCTAACTTTCGGATCGAAAGAATCCCACCGGCTCCGATCCGCAGACCAGCCCGCAAGCGAAATGGTACCAGGCGCCGGACAGAAACGGGGAAACCGTGCCAGAAAAGCGTCCGTGCGCTCTTTGATTTGGTCATCGCAAATCAAGAACTCCAACCGATGCCCTCCCTCAAAATGGCCGTGGGCCGCAAACTCCCGGGCAATGGCCTGTCCCTGCTCGCCGAACCCCACAAGCACGACCTGCAGGCACTGACTGGGGGCGGGCCGCGAGTGCTTGTACACCTGCATCAATAACTGCTGCGCCGTCCGTCGAGTACGGCTGAAAACGCCCGCCGATTCGGCACCTCCTCGAACCAAGGCCGCCGCCAGACTCTCCGCCTGCTGGGTGTCTCCGATATGCACATGGCAGCGGACGCCATCGGGCTTGATTGACCTCAGCGCCAAAGCAATTTCGAGGTTTTCGACATCGTTGTCAGTCACGGCAAACACCTGAGACGCACGATGGGCCTTCGCTTGCCGCAACACGTGTGGCGAGCAAGGAGCCCCCTCAACGACAATGACGCCCAAGGCCTTCAATTCCTCACTCGCATGCGAAGCATCCCCACTCTCGTGCCCGGAGTCGATCACGACGACGCGCCGCCCACTAGCGCACAATTGGCGAGCCAGCGGCACGCCAAGCCACGGTCCAAACCCGCAAACAACCACATGGGACTGCGCAAAAGAGAGCCGGAGGAAATCGTATAGGCGAAACCAGAAGCCCAATCCTACCAGGCCCAGCGAAAACGCCGCGGCGATCGCGCCAACCTTCATCGGCCAGTTTGCGAGTTCTTTTCCCGGCTCAACGTCGAAGACCAAAACGCGCCCGGCATTGTATGCCATCTCGGTGACAGCGGACAAACCTGCCCCCGCGGCTTCATGCGCCGCAGCCGAAGGCGGAGCATCCCGGTGCCCGTCGCATACCTGCCAGACGACCCCGGCAAGAACCATGGAGACAGCGCAAGCAGTGGAAAAAAGAATGAAGCAAGGCACCACCTTGCGAAACCAACGTGGACCGTGTCCAAAACCAGAGGAAGAGCCTGAGTTCATTTCAGTAGAGCTATTGATCGATATCCGCACGCCCCGCGGCCAGTTCGGAGCAGAGCTGCCGGCGCGCGATCAGGCACAAGGCCCGCTCGCGAGTGAGATTCATGCGGGCAAACGCCAACGCCGACTGATACATGGTCGGGGTAGCGTGCCCATCGTTGTCACCGAGTGCCTCCAGCACGCGCACATCGGCGTCGCGAAACTTCAGCCAGAGACGTTGTGCTTCGCGTAGAGACACCTGAGCCGAAACGGGCAGATCCGCCAACAAAGCCCGATAGGCTTGGTTCAGCTCCCGATCCCACTTGGCTTCAAACTCAGCATAGATCGCGGCGGTCGCAGTGCTTGGGCCAAGCCCTTCGGTGGCCTGCTCAAGCTGACGGTCGAGAGGATGGCAAGGCTCGGACTGCACGAGCGCAGTGTCTGGCCGAGAATCGTTACCATGGCCAAGTGCCCCCCCTGCCGAATTAGCATGTAGGCAAAGCGACAGAATCATCAGCGTAACACTCGGGAACCAATTTCCAACTGGTCCACGAATGCCAAGTACCCGGCAAGCTGAGGCGAACATGGCAAGGGGGACCATGGCGAATTCAGTTAAGCGAATTGCCGCAGCCCGGGCAAAAGCGGGCAGCGGGCGGCAAGGCCTGGCCGCACGCCGGACAAAAACGAGCCGCCGACTGCGCACCTGCGAGGAATGGAGGAGCGGCCCGTCTGGCGTAGCTTTCCATGCTCTCACCGATCAGATCAAGTGCCTCATCGTCGAGTTTTGCCTGGGTAATCAGCCCCCATATCTGTGTCACGGCAATCGGCCAGAACACCAGAAACGAAATCGCCGACGGAATCGCCTGTTGGCCGAATATCCCAACGCCTGCATTGGCCAAAACCGAACCCGGCTGCGGGCTAAGTTCGATTTTCAAGGCTGTGCGTAAACCGCAGACGGAACGAAACAAATTTCCCTTCGTCAGGCTGATATCCCAATCGCCGGCGATCCGCTGCTGGCTGCTTACCTCGTATCCCTTGCTGGTAAAATGCCGGGCGACATCATCGACAACAGGCGCAAGGTCGGGAAGGTCATGAAAGAATGTGCGGGTGGAACGAAACGTGCCCATAATAGAAAATCGCTAAGCTGTTGTTGTTAAATCAGACTCTGACGCGTCCGGTGCAACTGGACCGCATGAAGCACGGCCATCTCCACAAGCGCCTCAGTAGCAAGGTCGCGCAATGCATCGGGCAAACGGCCATCCAAATCGCGCAGCAACTGGAGCGTACGCTGGCTCTGTGCCGCCAGCTCCTCGTCGGTCACCACACCATCGGCCATGATGGCCTGAAATGAGGGATTACGCACCACATATTCGTCGAGGCGCAACGCGCCTGTTTCGGGGTCAAACCAAGGTGTTGTCATAGGTAAAAGGAATCAAAGTTGGGCGTTTTAAGGGGTGCCGGGAGGAAGCGAGGAGCCACACTTCATACAGAATCGCCATTGAGGAAGGACCGCCGCCTTGCACTGCGGACAGGTAACCGATGCGGTCAGCGGCGCTCCATTGGCGGCCTGCATCAAACGACTGAACTGCTCCGCCTGACACCAACGGTGAATCTCACGAGCACGCACAGCAGGGAACGGATGACTGCTATCCATGATAGCCAAATTCTGTAACATCTTATCCCAAGAGGAATTCTTTATGAGCTCGTCGTGAGCATCCGCTTGAGCGAGATATAGATCGAGATCTATATCTTTGGTGAGTGTCCTTGGGCCACCGGAAAGACGAATCATGGTCTCCATAACGGGCTTGCATCCACCCAATACCACCGCAGCGGCCCGGTCGGCCGAAAATTCGCTCCTGCGCGACCAGTAGTTTAGCCCAAGCGCAATCGGTTTCGACAAAACCTGAAGCACTCCGAGCGAACTCCCACCCGCAGCTAACAACCACGCCATCGTGTGGTATAGCATGTGCCGGCAAACGATATGCCCACACTCATGAGCAATGACGGCGCGCACCTCCTCCGGCTCCAGATACTCCAGCAGCCCGGACGTCACCGAAATCGCGGTTCGGGTATCGCCAATCGCGTAGGCATTGGGCGCCGGATTCATCTCCAAATAGAACTCGGGCTCAGCAATGCCCAGCTCTGCGCAAATCGGAGGAAGTATCCCATAAATCTCCGGCAGTTGTTTCGGCCCGAGCCGGATCTTTTGCGCCATATTCACCCCATGAATCAATTGCTCCAGACTAGCGCGCATCACCGTCTTCACGGCCGGAGCAAAGCCGGGGATCGCTTCGAGCTGTTCACGAGCAGCCCGATCCTCGGGATGGATAAAATCTTCAGCGGAGAATCGCATAAGGGTAGAAAGAGAAGCTGGCTCAGCTGTGCTGGTTATAAAAAAGCAGGGAGTGGAGAATCGAATCTATTCCGTGAAACGTAAGTAAAACGAAGCTATTATAAGCGCATCTATTGCAGGCCATAAGAACACGTTCTGCCCCCCCCCCAGAGTGGGAATGTAATCTGAGCAGAACGTCTTCCAGTGTATCAGGTCCCCGCACCCACTTAAACCGCGGAAAAAATGACATCGCCGGCTCAATAGTCAGCTAAGCAGACTGCCGGATTGCCGACCATTAAGTCAGCAACCTCATGATCTCCGAGGGCGCCCGCTGGGCCGCGAACGGTTAACATGAAGGTATGCAACCACCATCCAACAGGCGTCCCCTCGCGCACAGCTTGGGAACGCTCGCTTGCATACTTTTAGCAATCTTCGCGTATCTGATTTTGCGAGGATACCAAGGGGCACAATCACGCCAAGGGCGCGACCATGCACGATTACCTGATATCGTGATCGCAGATCTAGATCTACGGTTGTTACACGTCCAAGATGGCTCGTTTCAGATGGGGAGCCTCGATAAAAAAGCATCCAAGGCTGAGCAGCCATTAACCACAGTGCATCTGAGCAAGTTTTACCTCGGCGCGACAGAGGTGACACGAATCCAGTACAACAAGATCATGGGATTACAGCCGCCCTCTCCTCAAAATGGCCAGTTACCTATCGTCGACATCACCTGGGACGAGGCCGTGCAATTCTGTCAGCGGCTGACCAAACGAGCACGAGACAGTGGCCAAATTTTGGCGAACCAACACTACACACTCCCAACCGAAGCCCAATGGGAATACGCGTGCCGCGCCGGGAGTACAGGGAACTACGCAGGAGCGCTCGGTGAGCTAGGCTGGTATGGACGCAATAGCGGAGGGATTCTCCACCCTGTTGCCACGAAAAAGCCCAATAACTGGGGCTTCTACGATATGCATGGCAATGCTTGGGAATGGTGCCTCGACGGGATGAGCAGCTATCCGGGCGGAATGGTCGATAACCCGCAAGGGCCGTCGCAGGGCGAGTATCATGTAACACGTGGTGGCGGATGGGATGCCGAGTCCCTGCACTGCCGCGCCTCAGCACGGAATTTCAACTGGCACTACAGCAAGTTCCGTAGCTTGGGTTTTCGCGTCGCGCTCGTACAAGGCCATGACGAAACACACTCATAAAACCGATAATAATGCCGCAGAATCCCTTATCGAGCTTCGATCAAGCCCCATGCATCCAGATCCACTTTTCGGAGCCGTTTTGTTGCCTTTCCATGTTTGCCCGCCTTGCCCTCCAAGTTCTGGTGTCGGAGGCGAGCACGGCCGTCGCGTCCTAGGGTAGTGGCATCCCGGATGGAATCCGAGCTGACACGGAGGTACGCGGCGGCTTCATCGATAGACAGGATTCCAGGCCACCGCTCAGGCGTTGGCCACCGAGACCACAACATGTCTTCAATCATCTGAGCCTTCGCGGACTTTTTCCGGACTCCGGGAATAGGCTTCGGAGCTACGATCGCGGCCGGACTCATCAACGCCCGCTCAATGGGCGAGAGAGTCGCTGCGACCATAGTAGAAATTGTGCCGGAAGTGTTCAGCTTGCATTCCGGTTTGCGTTGAAGAATGTTGCTGTCAAAATTGTGCTGAAATCGGAAAATGATTTCGCTATTTACTTATGAACAATAGCATAAAGAAGCTATTGATTAGTATAAAACACCTCGAAGATGAAAAATCAAAACGCATGCGGGCGTAACGTGCACCGCCTTCGGTTCGGCTTGGGAATCGGGCAGGACGAACTCGGGAAGCGAGTCGGTCTTGGACGCGATGCCATTGCCAAGATCGAAGGCTGTAGCCGGTGCGTGACAGACATTGAATTGCTGAGTCTGGCGGAGGCCTTGGGATGCAGTCTGGACACTCTGCTCGGCCCCGTTGCACCTCCTGAGAAACATCACGGCGCACGGAGATCAGAAGTCTGGTCCAAGGATGCAATGCCTTCGATAAAGCTCATCTTTTCAAGCGGTGATCCAGAATCGGTACCGGAGGCGATTCTCGCAGACCTACTCAACTCACGAGTCTGGGGCAAAGGCTCTTCCCGCCGTCCCTGGAGCCATGCACTCAAAGAGATTGGGGCAAGACCGGCTCACATTGGTGCCCTTCGGATTCTGACCCTCCCGGATGGCGAAGGGAACATTCCTCTGGTCGTCCTCGGAGCGGAG
The nucleotide sequence above comes from Phycisphaerae bacterium. Encoded proteins:
- a CDS encoding M48 family metallopeptidase yields the protein MRFSAEDFIHPEDRAAREQLEAIPGFAPAVKTVMRASLEQLIHGVNMAQKIRLGPKQLPEIYGILPPICAELGIAEPEFYLEMNPAPNAYAIGDTRTAISVTSGLLEYLEPEEVRAVIAHECGHIVCRHMLYHTMAWLLAAGGSSLGVLQVLSKPIALGLNYWSRRSEFSADRAAAVVLGGCKPVMETMIRLSGGPRTLTKDIDLDLYLAQADAHDELIKNSSWDKMLQNLAIMDSSHPFPAVRAREIHRWCQAEQFSRLMQAANGAPLTASVTCPQCKAAVLPQWRFCMKCGSSLPPGTP
- a CDS encoding zinc ribbon domain-containing protein, giving the protein MGTFRSTRTFFHDLPDLAPVVDDVARHFTSKGYEVSSQQRIAGDWDISLTKGNLFRSVCGLRTALKIELSPQPGSVLANAGVGIFGQQAIPSAISFLVFWPIAVTQIWGLITQAKLDDEALDLIGESMESYARRAAPPFLAGAQSAARFCPACGQALPPAARFCPGCGNSLN
- a CDS encoding NAD-binding protein; translation: MRISINSSTEMNSGSSSGFGHGPRWFRKVVPCFILFSTACAVSMVLAGVVWQVCDGHRDAPPSAAAHEAAGAGLSAVTEMAYNAGRVLVFDVEPGKELANWPMKVGAIAAAFSLGLVGLGFWFRLYDFLRLSFAQSHVVVCGFGPWLGVPLARQLCASGRRVVVIDSGHESGDASHASEELKALGVIVVEGAPCSPHVLRQAKAHRASQVFAVTDNDVENLEIALALRSIKPDGVRCHVHIGDTQQAESLAAALVRGGAESAGVFSRTRRTAQQLLMQVYKHSRPAPSQCLQVVLVGFGEQGQAIAREFAAHGHFEGGHRLEFLICDDQIKERTDAFLARFPRFCPAPGTISLAGWSADRSRWDSFDPKVRPLDYARGDVDGAGPGVEYVAVAEFLPLPHGLVCELFIDALRCRARADVRRVIVLCLDDERSNVDAALRLRQSLRRADADAIHTWVPSSEALAKVLKQASEQASDADGVRLHPFGQAEKILAPKRFDSDETERLARAIHERYNSRFAEKKVPWADLKESFRQSNRERAIGLKFKLQALGLDPEATGPLPEFSAKQVHVLEEMEHNRWLAERLLGGWSYSAERNDERRRHPLLVPYAYLPKSEIAKDRTVAEELRDVIKP
- a CDS encoding DUF1311 domain-containing protein encodes the protein MILSLCLHANSAGGALGHGNDSRPDTALVQSEPCHPLDRQLEQATEGLGPSTATAAIYAEFEAKWDRELNQAYRALLADLPVSAQVSLREAQRLWLKFRDADVRVLEALGDNDGHATPTMYQSALAFARMNLTRERALCLIARRQLCSELAAGRADIDQ
- a CDS encoding formylglycine-generating enzyme family protein, whose amino-acid sequence is MGSLDKKASKAEQPLTTVHLSKFYLGATEVTRIQYNKIMGLQPPSPQNGQLPIVDITWDEAVQFCQRLTKRARDSGQILANQHYTLPTEAQWEYACRAGSTGNYAGALGELGWYGRNSGGILHPVATKKPNNWGFYDMHGNAWEWCLDGMSSYPGGMVDNPQGPSQGEYHVTRGGGWDAESLHCRASARNFNWHYSKFRSLGFRVALVQGHDETHS
- a CDS encoding DUF4062 domain-containing protein, producing the protein MSTPRPEVFISATSADLRTCRQIAKEALLTLGCVPVEQTNFPPAASTVREMLRTRIAQCSAVVHIAGECYGAEPTERTEGEPRHSYTQLEYEIARELKKQVFVFVCGADFPYDEHALEPEELRALQAEHRRRLQAGDYLFTPVGNRDELALRVHALQTRVEQLGKELRRSRKWIGWGIAVGLVVAVVLGVWQWQSSVRAEDIVVRLGKVESELDRQRRYIDAVAQAFTEQQAQLAKLKLTDDELWTRAIAYVAEREKMAPETLRRGLDLFVAAIKADPRADYLDRARVEFAEKRFAASAESAGQSAAAYEDKLRAAEKLAELANTQAAEARDGLYQARTQQGRAYMAGRQFAKAAELYRQVTQVFTRATEPTRWAGFQILLGNAEQELADVSTGAEIARHRQEAVKAYRLALEVRTREALPQGWATTQNNLAIALRAQAGASEGAERARLLGEAVKAYRLALEVRTREALPQDWAMTQNNLANALRAQAGASEGAERARLLSEAVKAYRLALEVYTREALPQGWAMTQNNLAVALSDQAGASEGAERARLLSEAVKAYRLALEVYTREALPQDWAMTQNNLAIALRAQAGASEGAERARLLGEAVKAYRLALEVRTREALPQDWAATQNNLAVALSDQAGASEGAERARLAAEAVQVCRASMKVLPSSPELSTMLGQLLGQQTWFQLLAGIDSLQCGQEAVTLLVAEGASPARMNYAHALLFAGRYAEAEAIYRRYLGQAFPDGRKWNDELR